The Spiroplasma citri genome has a segment encoding these proteins:
- a CDS encoding pentapeptide repeat-containing protein yields the protein MDLEDADLRDAKLQGTDLSFVDLQGTYLRWANLSFANLRDAKLQEAKLQDVEITRQQLDQLTVIEEEL from the coding sequence TTAGATTTAGAAGATGCTGATTTACGAGATGCTAAATTACAAGGTACTGATTTATCTTTTGTTGATTTACAAGGTACTTATTTACGTTGGGCTAATTTATCTTTTGCTAATTTACGAGATGCTAAATTACAAGAGGCTAAATTACAAGATGTTGAAATAACACGACAACAATTAGACCAATTAACTGTTATTGAGGAGGAATTATAA
- a CDS encoding alpha/beta hydrolase → MKVVTKKPSKKIIIDGYRQFCFNWWRTLLTVLLFPIIIFWSKKYVRDFFNFTQTYQRTGMMTMNSKNFDFNSFEAYNQDLIAKELKQLNFCFNTIEEAQMQTITILNQQQESISALYLQYPHSQKWVIGLHGWTENKYLALRQVYYFYQQGYNVLTFDSIAHGLSAGKYSGIGYLNVQNLSAVIAWLINNFTLNAIGLIGNSMGAACLTKYLLDQGYQNPLVKWAISDCGFSNLLVQFRYVMEYRYQRCWWLISFGLRKKFKQELGFNLRHYNLLKHPKRLKNLPMLIFHGTNDDFVPYFMSKEFYLQKITSEPLGQSQLVSLLNLGHVEAISKGHKSYLAAIKTFLAQQERK, encoded by the coding sequence ATGAAGGTAGTTACAAAAAAACCAAGTAAAAAAATTATTATTGATGGTTATCGGCAATTTTGTTTTAATTGATGACGAACATTATTAACCGTTCTATTATTTCCAATTATTATTTTTTGATCAAAAAAATATGTGCGGGATTTTTTTAATTTTACTCAAACTTATCAACGAACTGGTATGATGACAATGAATTCAAAAAATTTTGATTTTAATAGTTTTGAGGCATATAATCAAGATCTTATTGCAAAAGAATTAAAGCAATTAAATTTTTGTTTTAATACAATAGAAGAAGCACAAATGCAAACAATAACGATTTTAAACCAGCAACAAGAATCCATTAGTGCCCTTTATTTGCAATATCCACATTCTCAAAAGTGAGTAATTGGTTTACACGGGTGAACAGAAAACAAGTATTTAGCTTTACGACAAGTTTATTATTTTTATCAACAAGGTTATAATGTTTTAACTTTTGATAGTATTGCACATGGTTTAAGCGCTGGAAAATATAGTGGTATTGGTTATTTAAACGTGCAAAATTTAAGTGCTGTTATTGCATGATTAATAAATAATTTTACACTCAATGCAATTGGGCTAATTGGAAATAGTATGGGTGCGGCTTGTTTAACCAAATATTTACTAGATCAAGGATACCAAAATCCTTTAGTTAAATGAGCGATTAGTGATTGTGGGTTTAGTAACTTATTAGTTCAATTTCGGTATGTGATGGAATATCGTTATCAACGGTGTTGATGATTAATTAGTTTTGGTTTAAGAAAGAAATTTAAGCAAGAACTTGGTTTTAATCTTCGCCATTATAATTTATTAAAACATCCAAAACGATTAAAAAATTTACCAATGTTAATTTTTCATGGTACTAATGATGATTTTGTTCCTTACTTTATGAGCAAAGAATTTTATCTTCAAAAAATTACATCAGAACCATTGGGGCAAAGTCAGTTAGTCTCGTTATTAAATTTAGGACATGTTGAAGCAATTTCAAAAGGTCATAAAAGTTATTTAGCGGCAATTAAAACATTTTTAGCACAACAAGAAAGGAAATAA
- a CDS encoding DUF3627 domain-containing protein, whose amino-acid sequence MSNFVKKNQNVENYFISKEFIPFTTDKASFINLPNHNRHIGFWLSNKFIYPSEKHSEQVAIGLIYVNSYPIIKYDENLKRNIWKYLTGTELINLYNQYKQNYFTKMKKALFLSEPKKVKANNNNNNLTNWTQ is encoded by the coding sequence TTGAGTAATTTTGTTAAGAAAAATCAGAATGTAGAAAATTATTTTATTAGTAAGGAATTTATCCCTTTTACAACAGATAAAGCAAGTTTTATTAATTTACCCAATCATAATCGTCATATTGGGTTTTGATTGAGTAATAAGTTTATTTATCCGAGTGAAAAACATTCGGAACAAGTAGCAATCGGTTTGATTTATGTTAATTCTTATCCTATTATAAAATATGATGAAAATTTAAAGCGAAATATTTGAAAATATTTAACTGGAACAGAATTAATCAATTTATATAATCAATATAAACAAAATTATTTTACTAAAATGAAAAAAGCGTTATTTTTAAGTGAACCTAAAAAAGTAAAAGCAAATAATAACAATAATAATTTAACAAATTGAACTCAATAA
- a CDS encoding HAD family hydrolase, with translation MSDIKLIAVDLDGTALNSNGEMSPRTLQVLKGLASKDIKLVIATGGPLYQCKDIAAKLGLTDSNDFIVSLNGSVVTNNVTKEILFCDFLNH, from the coding sequence ATGTCAGATATTAAGTTAATTGCTGTTGATTTAGATGGAACAGCTTTAAATTCCAACGGAGAAATGTCCCCGCGTACTTTGCAAGTTTTAAAAGGATTAGCTAGCAAAGATATTAAATTAGTAATTGCAACTGGTGGCCCATTATATCAATGTAAGGATATTGCCGCAAAGTTAGGTTTAACTGATAGCAATGATTTTATTGTTAGTTTAAATGGGTCTGTTGTAACAAATAATGTCACGAAAGAAATTTTGTTTTGTGATTTTTTAAATCACTAA
- a CDS encoding ABC transporter permease produces the protein MKKTLLMKQGILGIIRAKGQFISLLLLIFICSIITSCLFTTVTSLQSANRQMGYGSFDYDYSFHYSAMDFENSNMQTITPSFAFDTEYVLVENNDNKLTYPKITIGAAATDVFTALSPSDINFELTNGTITNLTLNLTLRTTAPNYQNSLIAKLRAMGYNALADQYFKLFYTTQIYKNFLGIVTDYINTSFFKKQTNATIEEIKAKIANFINGKADANQQAIERWDWNLKTVDNDFTKFNIPDISLTLGKQDNKTVVTNISQNTLFQEGLRGSFGVATRFNVTDASGNKETRIQYLAQSLCQYIDKQNQTGINEARMVIGNLFNKVPFFGNYSERSSFLNFVQTYYTMLGVVSNFDVAMRQEVTTWDITNNLKYKVIGWHDLLKEKQLNLFDKVNEWAGPSLNESTISNYYAFVSPNYLKAHHKNLHDNIQIGERTFTIGATGGDTLNIYPTIYETDFIPDFKTDVLIYLSSYGMSLLAEDNNKGLISLKDNSRVFLKSLTNNPAANLAIFKKYYANNPNQLDFYTQMLTKSSKAHGNDLSIGVFESKEATSSLTRRYNLLAKTINVYIYIGLFFIIIFAITLFAVSYIIIKEMIKRESPQIGMLKAAGYYLREIALSYWSILMVSILIAVPTGWLAGITVQLFVVKLFNMFFIINWSFTWNWMILFSLIGFFVIFLSFITFITCYFSINKTEVLSLIHPMRKLKVDNSLAHTVRSFHFKTFVGRFRMVVLSTSLKQAFTYLGIFALVTFTLTVSLLAPVYAKNFNTNYYKNIKYGSEVKYSNVISNNPFSYYKTYAWNGIDNVPKTADPIEQDLYPIGGMTPLANYYSIDGGATIKPLKAVKQEATVAGILKDMLSYNFVTLSGTNLSLGIFNYLNNLVKNSPTGDSVRALVSEILCTVLPKALGIGAIPYPPFTDQEDYPSLWRTCFSKATNGIIPAAVKEDWNKNPVRANHFALGFETMSYNPVTDDVFTSFDGKYNDNQFPVYGINPNTKMLKLSSTERAILANNDSKVINAIANVTALHQLNLNVGQEIELTPKVTTLQYNTGQNEWTEFTNNNTHLKYQNWKYNLNGNSAGWDLNNYQSLYSLDKSYFTYNTSSQTKYYVTADRKSEYHNLNNVELWIPRNSAMEAIWSKKTITLSNGVQRTLLEESTVGKNKIIRKEQIDDKEYWVIKPYDFNFGGAYSGDFVDGIPTTWYQAAVDNNFIKAAPSLTQKPVKVKIAKSVATYDTPRLFISINNANQISSFPTNNIDGNLNIMQWYNGKYTTEFQPSDQINRYALSSTNGDLSLNNFTTSYSSSVLTADYVGIKAKIMSRVIIVALSVALIFIVIIIMVSVITIYFAIDLFIKKFIKIIATMKVQGYSRWEINNLTLGIFIAFAVVGWLLGYFITWGLAWTITQRILMFFNFYVPIGTGLITLPIILGGIIILYVISYFISMKKINQLNIQEIVMMES, from the coding sequence ATGAAAAAAACATTGTTAATGAAGCAAGGAATTTTAGGAATAATTAGAGCAAAAGGGCAATTTATTTCATTGCTCCTTTTAATTTTCATTTGTTCAATTATTACTTCTTGTCTATTTACAACAGTCACTAGTTTACAATCAGCAAATCGACAAATGGGCTATGGTAGCTTTGATTATGATTATTCATTTCATTATTCAGCGATGGATTTTGAAAATTCAAATATGCAAACAATTACTCCGAGTTTTGCTTTTGATACAGAATATGTTTTAGTAGAAAACAATGATAATAAATTGACATATCCAAAAATTACAATTGGTGCAGCAGCAACAGATGTTTTTACTGCATTATCACCATCTGATATTAATTTTGAATTAACTAATGGTACAATTACTAATTTAACATTAAATTTAACATTACGAACAACTGCTCCAAATTATCAAAACTCATTAATAGCAAAATTACGAGCAATGGGCTATAATGCTTTAGCTGACCAATATTTTAAACTATTTTATACAACGCAAATATATAAAAACTTTTTAGGAATTGTTACTGACTATATTAATACTAGTTTTTTTAAAAAACAGACTAATGCAACGATTGAAGAAATTAAAGCAAAAATTGCTAATTTTATTAATGGTAAAGCAGATGCCAACCAGCAAGCAATTGAACGCTGAGATTGAAATTTAAAAACAGTTGATAATGATTTTACTAAATTTAATATTCCGGATATTAGTTTAACACTGGGGAAACAAGACAATAAAACAGTGGTAACAAATATTTCACAAAATACTTTATTTCAAGAAGGACTTCGAGGTAGTTTTGGGGTTGCTACTCGTTTTAATGTAACTGATGCAAGTGGAAACAAGGAAACACGAATTCAATATTTAGCACAATCACTATGTCAATATATTGATAAACAAAATCAAACTGGAATTAATGAAGCACGAATGGTTATTGGTAATTTATTCAATAAAGTTCCTTTTTTTGGTAATTATAGTGAACGAAGTTCTTTTCTTAATTTTGTTCAAACTTATTACACAATGTTAGGAGTTGTTAGCAATTTTGATGTTGCAATGCGACAAGAAGTTACAACTTGGGATATTACTAATAATTTAAAATATAAAGTAATTGGATGGCATGATTTATTAAAAGAAAAACAATTAAATCTTTTTGATAAGGTTAATGAGTGGGCAGGACCATCATTGAATGAATCAACAATTAGTAATTATTATGCTTTTGTTAGCCCTAATTATCTAAAAGCACATCATAAAAATTTGCATGATAACATCCAAATTGGTGAACGAACATTTACAATTGGAGCAACTGGTGGTGATACCTTAAATATTTATCCAACTATTTATGAAACTGATTTTATTCCTGATTTTAAAACGGATGTTCTTATTTATCTATCGTCTTATGGAATGTCTTTATTAGCAGAAGATAATAATAAAGGTTTAATTAGTTTAAAGGATAATTCACGAGTATTTTTAAAAAGTTTAACAAATAACCCAGCCGCAAATTTAGCAATTTTTAAAAAATATTATGCAAATAATCCCAATCAATTAGATTTTTATACTCAAATGTTAACCAAAAGTTCAAAGGCCCATGGAAATGATCTTTCAATTGGTGTTTTTGAGTCAAAAGAAGCAACAAGTTCATTAACACGGCGCTATAATTTACTAGCGAAAACAATTAATGTTTATATTTATATTGGTTTATTCTTCATTATTATTTTTGCCATAACACTATTTGCTGTTTCATATATTATTATTAAAGAAATGATTAAACGTGAGTCACCACAAATTGGAATGTTAAAAGCTGCTGGTTATTATCTACGTGAAATTGCTCTCTCATATTGAAGCATTTTAATGGTTAGTATTTTAATTGCTGTACCAACCGGTTGATTAGCTGGAATTACCGTCCAATTATTTGTAGTGAAATTATTTAATATGTTTTTTATAATAAATTGAAGTTTTACTTGAAACTGAATGATTTTGTTTTCCTTAATTGGATTCTTCGTTATTTTCTTATCATTTATTACTTTTATTACTTGTTATTTTTCAATTAATAAAACAGAAGTTTTAAGCTTAATTCATCCAATGCGTAAGTTAAAAGTTGATAATAGTTTAGCCCACACTGTCCGTAGTTTTCATTTTAAAACCTTTGTTGGACGTTTCCGTATGGTTGTTTTATCAACGTCATTAAAACAAGCATTTACTTATTTAGGAATTTTTGCCTTAGTTACATTTACTTTGACTGTCTCATTATTAGCGCCAGTCTATGCAAAAAATTTTAATACAAATTATTATAAAAACATTAAATATGGTAGTGAAGTTAAATATAGTAATGTCATAAGTAATAATCCATTTTCTTATTATAAAACTTATGCATGAAATGGAATTGATAATGTACCTAAGACGGCTGATCCGATTGAACAAGATTTATATCCAATTGGTGGTATGACGCCATTAGCAAATTACTATAGTATTGATGGGGGAGCAACAATTAAACCATTAAAAGCGGTAAAACAAGAAGCAACTGTAGCTGGCATCTTAAAAGATATGTTATCTTATAATTTTGTTACTTTATCAGGAACTAATTTATCATTGGGAATTTTTAATTATTTAAATAACTTAGTAAAAAATTCTCCGACTGGTGATAGTGTTCGAGCTTTAGTATCAGAAATTTTATGTACCGTATTACCAAAAGCATTGGGAATTGGAGCAATTCCATATCCACCATTTACTGACCAGGAAGATTATCCTTCATTATGAAGAACATGTTTTAGTAAAGCAACAAATGGTATTATCCCAGCTGCAGTTAAAGAAGATTGAAATAAAAATCCTGTTCGAGCAAATCATTTTGCATTGGGATTTGAAACAATGAGTTATAATCCAGTAACTGATGATGTTTTTACTAGTTTTGATGGGAAGTATAATGATAATCAATTTCCTGTTTATGGAATTAATCCAAATACAAAAATGCTAAAATTATCATCCACTGAGCGTGCTATTTTAGCAAATAATGATAGCAAAGTAATTAACGCAATTGCTAATGTTACCGCATTACATCAATTAAATCTTAATGTTGGGCAAGAAATTGAATTAACCCCTAAAGTAACAACATTACAATACAATACTGGTCAGAATGAATGAACAGAATTTACTAACAATAATACACATTTAAAATATCAAAACTGAAAATATAATTTAAATGGTAATTCTGCTGGATGAGATCTAAATAATTATCAAAGTTTGTATTCATTAGATAAAAGTTATTTTACTTATAATACAAGTTCACAAACGAAATATTATGTTACTGCTGATCGAAAGAGTGAATATCATAATTTAAATAATGTTGAATTATGGATTCCAAGGAATTCGGCTATGGAAGCAATTTGAAGTAAAAAAACAATTACATTGAGTAATGGTGTACAACGGACTTTATTAGAAGAATCAACAGTTGGAAAAAATAAAATTATTCGAAAAGAACAAATTGATGATAAAGAATACTGAGTTATTAAACCATATGATTTTAATTTTGGTGGAGCATATAGTGGTGATTTTGTTGATGGAATTCCAACAACGTGATATCAAGCTGCTGTTGATAACAACTTTATTAAAGCTGCGCCATCTTTAACCCAAAAACCAGTTAAAGTTAAAATTGCTAAAAGTGTTGCAACTTATGATACACCACGCCTTTTTATTAGTATCAATAATGCTAATCAAATTAGTTCATTTCCAACAAATAACATTGATGGTAACTTAAATATAATGCAATGATACAATGGGAAATATACAACAGAATTCCAACCATCTGATCAAATTAATCGTTATGCGTTATCATCAACAAATGGTGATTTATCATTAAATAATTTTACGACTTCTTATAGTTCATCTGTTTTAACAGCTGATTATGTTGGGATTAAAGCCAAAATTATGAGTCGGGTTATTATCGTTGCTTTATCAGTTGCTTTAATTTTTATTGTTATTATCATTATGGTTTCAGTTATTACAATATATTTTGCAATTGACCTCTTTATTAAAAAATTTATTAAAATTATTGCAACAATGAAAGTACAAGGTTATAGTCGCTGAGAAATTAATAATTTAACTTTAGGAATTTTTATTGCCTTTGCCGTTGTTGGTTGATTACTTGGATATTTTATCACTTGAGGTTTGGCATGAACAATTACTCAAAGAATTTTAATGTTCTTTAATTTCTATGTTCCAATTGGAACGGGACTAATTACATTACCAATTATCTTGGGAGGAATTATTATTTTATATGTTATCTCATACTTTATTTCAATGAAAAAAATTAATCAATTAAATATTCAGGAAATTGTTATGATGGAAAGTTAA
- a CDS encoding HAD hydrolase family protein, translated as MRGDRSSLEITSCNVNNATRIAKICEKYQLTAKNVLAFGNEHNDVAMLQWAGVGVAMGNAPADVKTIADLVTYDNDHDGIANVIEQMFLS; from the coding sequence ATCCGAGGGGATCGTTCATCATTAGAAATTACTAGCTGCAATGTTAATAATGCAACAAGAATTGCCAAAATTTGTGAAAAGTATCAATTAACAGCAAAAAATGTGTTAGCGTTTGGTAACGAACATAATGATGTTGCAATGTTACAATGAGCAGGCGTTGGTGTCGCAATGGGAAATGCTCCTGCTGATGTTAAAACAATTGCTGATTTAGTGACTTATGATAATGACCATGATGGAATTGCTAATGTAATTGAACAAATGTTCTTATCGTAA